A genome region from Blautia coccoides includes the following:
- a CDS encoding alpha-glucuronidase family glycosyl hydrolase yields the protein MKNYIVTDYGDGPLTGLAAKELRRYLYVLGEELPLVVNEVPEHGNVILVARKGSCLLKQYEDVLDYSELGGEGYLLYSAGTEKEPVILTGNTQISLLYAVYDFLELLGIKFYLHGDTIPDERDSHDIWNQKINKKEIPLFKERGIHPFHDFPEGPDWWNKDDYYAALTQLPKMRANFFALHTYPENMDAPKAMTAEPLVWIGKQEDCNGDGTVKNSYPVQHFKTNGNSWGYGPMMTKDYPCGTGNIFEKDCYGADYMQGYEEDIYSRDIHDTEIPADKYNRMFNACGKMLEETFSYAKKLAVQTCIGTEAPLTVPKAVKKRLNITGEPDKETIESLYEGMFERIKRTHPLDYYWLWTPEDWTWLGNTKEDTEKTIKDFACALEAKEKTEAPFELAVCGWTLGPQEDRAAFHNYLPKSVPFSCINRNVGFDPIEPKFRDLKKERPSWAIPWLEDDPAMISPQLWVGRVRRDAFDAKRYGCDGLLGIHWRTSSIAPNIKALMEAAWEQPWNRRLPEEVCLEGYMGEDSYIEEYPQFKGIHGTARKGCTGYELKLPPGNYTVCMDFWESCTKLDIKVKNLLLRNVSVSDGNFQIRVPNVEVEQDTCLVISFSVREGDPALSAITIEGATKNNQLAGNDYSRKINCGGVQWEDYEADLGLYRENGRYAPADDFYISFAESEFGRAAGRKAAAVFSSEDGNLPRPSRWEDGPGNIYCNEIPWEDMKSQYDFTDEFHSLGTLISGIGEKNRYDYWDHTFQAMKRTAEMGCLWGSIEKHCRTGNHGSALSDYRELLRTVEELEYHLLMSVETNGDMGVMANIQQRAVVPILKQCEDKLKAWYPRLPKLKEKVIEKASRLVVPTVRTALQKGEDLRVKVIVVGGCDGTPVMNIRPIGGRDYKIYNAESCGRWVYFFRIPGAELQEDFEYHISLEEDGRLLKYPKSAMHRDQTVILMD from the coding sequence ATGAAAAACTATATAGTGACAGATTATGGGGATGGACCGCTGACAGGATTGGCGGCAAAAGAGTTAAGACGTTATCTTTATGTGCTGGGAGAGGAGCTGCCTCTTGTTGTAAATGAAGTTCCGGAACACGGGAATGTCATACTTGTAGCACGGAAAGGAAGCTGTCTATTAAAACAATATGAGGATGTTCTGGATTATTCAGAACTTGGCGGTGAAGGATATCTGCTGTACAGCGCAGGGACAGAAAAGGAACCGGTGATACTTACAGGAAACACACAGATTTCTTTACTCTATGCAGTATATGATTTCCTGGAACTTCTGGGTATTAAATTTTATCTCCACGGTGACACCATCCCCGATGAGAGGGATTCCCATGATATATGGAATCAGAAGATAAATAAAAAAGAAATACCTCTGTTTAAAGAGCGGGGAATTCATCCCTTCCACGATTTCCCCGAGGGACCTGACTGGTGGAACAAGGATGATTATTATGCAGCTCTGACTCAGCTGCCAAAAATGCGGGCAAATTTTTTCGCTCTGCACACCTATCCCGAAAATATGGACGCGCCTAAGGCAATGACAGCGGAACCCCTTGTCTGGATTGGGAAACAGGAAGACTGTAATGGGGATGGCACAGTGAAAAACAGCTATCCGGTGCAGCATTTTAAGACAAACGGAAATAGCTGGGGATATGGTCCCATGATGACAAAAGATTATCCCTGCGGAACGGGAAATATTTTTGAAAAGGATTGTTACGGCGCAGATTACATGCAGGGGTATGAGGAGGACATATACAGCCGGGATATTCATGATACAGAGATACCGGCAGATAAATACAACCGCATGTTTAATGCCTGCGGGAAAATGCTGGAGGAGACATTTTCATATGCAAAAAAATTAGCGGTTCAGACATGTATAGGCACAGAGGCACCGCTTACCGTGCCAAAAGCGGTGAAGAAACGTTTGAATATTACAGGAGAACCGGATAAAGAGACTATTGAAAGCCTGTATGAGGGTATGTTTGAAAGGATAAAGAGAACACATCCCCTGGACTACTATTGGCTGTGGACACCGGAAGACTGGACCTGGCTTGGAAATACAAAAGAAGACACAGAAAAAACCATAAAAGATTTTGCATGTGCGTTGGAGGCAAAGGAAAAGACAGAGGCGCCGTTTGAGCTGGCTGTCTGCGGATGGACACTGGGTCCCCAGGAAGACAGGGCGGCATTCCATAATTACCTGCCAAAAAGTGTACCCTTTTCATGCATCAACAGAAATGTGGGATTTGATCCCATTGAACCCAAATTCCGGGATTTGAAAAAGGAGAGGCCCTCCTGGGCGATTCCGTGGCTGGAGGATGATCCGGCTATGATCTCACCTCAGTTATGGGTGGGAAGAGTGCGGCGGGACGCGTTTGACGCAAAACGCTATGGGTGTGACGGACTGCTGGGGATTCACTGGAGGACAAGCAGTATTGCCCCTAACATCAAAGCGCTGATGGAAGCGGCCTGGGAACAGCCCTGGAACAGACGGCTGCCGGAGGAGGTCTGCCTGGAGGGATATATGGGGGAAGATTCATATATTGAAGAATATCCTCAATTTAAAGGTATCCACGGCACTGCTAGAAAAGGCTGTACGGGATATGAGTTAAAGCTTCCGCCGGGGAATTATACAGTCTGTATGGATTTCTGGGAGTCCTGTACAAAACTTGATATTAAGGTGAAAAACCTGCTTTTAAGAAATGTGTCAGTGAGTGATGGAAACTTTCAGATTCGCGTTCCTAATGTAGAAGTGGAACAGGATACCTGTCTGGTGATCAGTTTTTCAGTGAGGGAGGGAGACCCGGCGCTGTCAGCCATAACAATAGAAGGTGCAACGAAGAACAATCAATTGGCCGGCAATGATTATTCCAGGAAAATTAACTGTGGGGGTGTGCAGTGGGAGGACTATGAGGCTGACTTAGGTCTTTACAGAGAAAATGGGCGTTATGCACCTGCGGATGATTTTTACATATCATTTGCAGAATCAGAGTTTGGCAGGGCAGCAGGCAGAAAAGCAGCCGCTGTTTTTTCCAGCGAAGATGGAAATCTGCCAAGGCCCAGCAGATGGGAGGATGGTCCCGGAAATATCTATTGTAATGAGATTCCCTGGGAGGACATGAAAAGCCAGTATGATTTTACAGATGAATTTCATAGTCTGGGAACTTTAATAAGCGGTATAGGTGAAAAAAACCGTTACGATTACTGGGACCATACATTTCAGGCCATGAAAAGAACTGCTGAAATGGGATGCCTGTGGGGAAGTATTGAAAAACACTGCAGAACAGGAAACCATGGATCCGCGTTGTCAGATTACAGAGAACTATTAAGAACAGTGGAGGAGCTGGAATATCATCTGCTGATGTCTGTGGAGACAAACGGAGATATGGGAGTTATGGCTAATATACAGCAAAGGGCGGTTGTTCCCATACTGAAGCAGTGTGAAGATAAGCTGAAAGCATGGTATCCCCGATTGCCAAAGCTCAAAGAAAAGGTCATAGAAAAAGCTTCCCGTCTGGTGGTTCCCACCGTGAGAACTGCCCTGCAAAAGGGTGAAGACTTAAGGGTAAAGGTAATTGTGGTTGGCGGCTGTGACGGCACCCCAGTTATGAACATACGGCCAATTGGCGGCAGGGATTATAAAATATATAATGCTGAGAGCTGTGGGCGGTGGGTATACTTTTTCAGGATTCCCGGGGCAGAGCTGCAGGAAGATTTTGAGTATCATATTTCTCTTGAGGAGGACGGCAGATTGTTGAAATATCCCAAAAGCGCTATGCATAGAGATCAGACAGTGATACTTATGGATTGA
- a CDS encoding carbohydrate ABC transporter permease, translating into MKKKRMLTGVVFHIVLLAAVLFILYPFAFMISGALKTDLEMNRYILRLIPREITLDNFKTLFETIPFWKQFMNSFLVAAAAALSAMLVDGLVAYGFTRFEFRGKSFLMSMILATMLIPPQVLMVPQFQMYKSMGLFGTYIPLIVPALINAFGIFLLCQIMGQIPMDLYESAMIDGYGELKIFLKIAIPLSKAGIGIQGVLTFMNTWNDFMTPLIYLNAEEKYTLPIGLMRLQSFYKISYGAPLAGALLSCVPVIVILAVVGQKYFVKGLMAGAVKG; encoded by the coding sequence ATGAAGAAAAAAAGAATGCTCACTGGGGTCGTATTCCATATAGTTTTATTGGCAGCAGTGTTGTTTATCCTGTATCCGTTTGCTTTCATGATATCAGGAGCCCTCAAGACCGATTTGGAGATGAACCGGTATATACTGCGTCTGATACCGCGGGAGATTACCCTGGATAATTTCAAAACTCTTTTTGAGACTATTCCGTTCTGGAAACAGTTTATGAACAGCTTCCTTGTGGCTGCTGCCGCTGCGTTGTCCGCTATGCTGGTCGACGGACTGGTAGCATATGGATTTACACGGTTTGAGTTCAGGGGGAAAAGTTTTCTTATGAGCATGATCCTGGCGACTATGCTGATTCCGCCACAGGTTCTTATGGTGCCGCAGTTCCAGATGTATAAGAGTATGGGCCTGTTTGGAACCTATATACCTCTTATCGTACCGGCTCTTATAAATGCCTTTGGCATCTTTCTGCTCTGCCAGATCATGGGGCAGATACCCATGGACCTGTATGAGAGCGCAATGATAGACGGATACGGAGAGCTTAAAATATTTTTAAAAATAGCAATACCCCTCAGCAAGGCGGGAATCGGCATACAAGGTGTTTTAACATTTATGAACACATGGAACGATTTTATGACGCCTCTGATCTATCTCAACGCAGAGGAAAAATACACGCTGCCTATTGGACTCATGAGGCTTCAGAGCTTTTATAAGATATCCTATGGAGCACCTCTTGCGGGAGCGTTGCTGTCATGTGTTCCGGTTATTGTGATCCTGGCTGTGGTGGGTCAGAAGTATTTTGTAAAAGGTTTGATGGCGGGGGCTGTTAAAGGGTGA
- a CDS encoding carbohydrate ABC transporter permease: protein MKRNKRKLMPYLFISPFFILYAIFGLYPALSGLMLSLQTKAGHLTFVNYQTVLTDARFWKSIFNASAYMLGSIFIILPVALMAALMLNSRFMGKKSGFVSTAFFIPNVTSVIVVGIVFKLILRTNNGLINTALQDLGVIGRAVKFLSDPVWAIPSVILIGCWRYFGINSLYFLSGLQGIPAELGEAARIDGAGRWKEFRYITLPLLKPIMTYIIFIAITGSFAMFGEVITLVQNGSSVGSRDSMLYPVIYLYNTMFKNNQVNRAATMGYVIAVILFIITTVQRYLFREKE, encoded by the coding sequence ATGAAGAGAAATAAACGGAAATTAATGCCATATCTTTTCATATCACCGTTTTTTATCCTGTATGCAATTTTTGGACTGTACCCTGCCCTCTCAGGTTTGATGCTGTCTTTACAGACGAAAGCAGGACATCTTACATTTGTTAATTATCAGACCGTTCTGACAGATGCCAGGTTTTGGAAATCTATATTCAATGCGTCTGCTTATATGCTGGGAAGTATATTTATTATACTTCCCGTGGCATTGATGGCCGCGCTGATGCTGAACAGCAGATTTATGGGGAAGAAAAGCGGATTTGTTTCCACCGCGTTCTTTATTCCGAATGTGACATCGGTAATTGTGGTAGGCATTGTTTTTAAATTGATCCTCAGAACAAACAATGGGCTGATCAATACAGCTTTACAGGATTTAGGTGTGATCGGAAGAGCGGTCAAGTTTCTAAGTGATCCGGTGTGGGCCATTCCGTCTGTGATCTTGATCGGGTGCTGGAGGTATTTTGGAATCAACAGTCTGTATTTCCTTAGCGGTCTGCAGGGAATACCTGCTGAACTTGGAGAAGCCGCCAGAATAGACGGCGCGGGCAGATGGAAGGAATTCCGGTATATAACGCTGCCGCTGCTGAAACCTATAATGACCTACATAATCTTTATTGCTATAACGGGTTCCTTTGCCATGTTCGGTGAGGTCATAACTCTAGTACAGAATGGCTCCTCCGTGGGGTCAAGAGATTCCATGCTGTATCCGGTCATTTATCTGTATAATACGATGTTCAAAAATAACCAAGTGAACCGTGCGGCAACAATGGGCTATGTTATAGCCGTTATCCTGTTTATTATTACAACCGTACAGAGATATCTGTTTCGTGAGAAAGAATGA
- a CDS encoding ABC transporter substrate-binding protein yields the protein MKKMAVLLGSVMLLSSILTGCGGNDGKGDTEEKQTEKKQTEDTAEAQEEKNPDDIVIWAFAEPHAEYFRWVTEEYKKEHPDVSFTIEIMTTDALAERLAVINASGGEGAPDLVDQEQGYFSRFMSEEQMCYYPLDEFMERDSVTEKMVKSRLDLYAYDGHYYGLEHALCPVTMAYRKDLFEEYNISIPTTWDEYKAAAEEFAKHDIYISATKDMSMGGELDDIALMLRAAGVDYVDENGNLNISDEFKEIVEDYIDLQQKGMMYAWETQDEAWPVIAEDKVATYFTADWAAGWLRDNVPEQSGKWQMAPLPKLTESAAAVSVKGGTGLCMTKYTNKDKEVLWDFMKFAQLDKDNCVKKYEMIALYPPVYDAMPECNSPVEYYNNQNLGELYESLADEIPVQYQADWRNTFIETFSSNAYDLVEGNISMEELAETLTEAVNDYNESK from the coding sequence ATGAAGAAAATGGCAGTGTTATTGGGAAGCGTTATGTTACTTTCATCTATTTTAACAGGATGCGGCGGAAACGATGGAAAAGGGGATACAGAGGAAAAACAGACAGAGAAAAAGCAGACAGAGGACACGGCAGAGGCTCAGGAGGAAAAAAATCCTGATGATATTGTTATCTGGGCATTTGCAGAGCCGCATGCGGAATATTTCAGGTGGGTGACAGAGGAGTATAAAAAGGAACATCCGGACGTGAGCTTCACAATTGAAATCATGACAACAGATGCGCTGGCGGAACGGTTAGCAGTGATCAATGCGTCGGGAGGGGAAGGGGCTCCCGATTTGGTGGATCAGGAACAGGGATATTTTTCACGTTTTATGTCAGAGGAGCAGATGTGCTATTATCCCCTTGATGAATTTATGGAGCGGGATAGCGTAACGGAGAAGATGGTTAAGAGTCGTCTGGATCTGTATGCTTATGACGGCCATTACTATGGTCTGGAACATGCGCTCTGTCCGGTAACTATGGCATACAGGAAAGATTTGTTTGAGGAATATAATATCAGCATTCCAACTACATGGGATGAGTATAAGGCTGCTGCAGAAGAATTTGCCAAACATGATATTTATATTTCAGCCACCAAGGATATGTCAATGGGCGGAGAGTTGGACGATATAGCACTGATGCTGCGCGCTGCCGGTGTGGATTATGTGGATGAGAACGGAAACCTCAATATATCTGATGAGTTTAAAGAGATCGTTGAGGATTACATTGATCTGCAACAAAAAGGGATGATGTACGCCTGGGAGACTCAGGATGAGGCTTGGCCTGTGATAGCAGAGGATAAGGTTGCAACCTATTTTACAGCGGATTGGGCTGCAGGATGGCTTAGGGATAATGTACCGGAACAGAGCGGTAAATGGCAGATGGCACCGCTGCCCAAACTGACAGAATCTGCTGCGGCAGTTTCTGTAAAAGGCGGTACAGGGCTCTGCATGACAAAATATACGAACAAGGACAAAGAAGTGTTGTGGGATTTCATGAAATTCGCGCAGTTGGATAAAGACAACTGTGTTAAAAAATATGAAATGATTGCTCTTTATCCACCGGTGTATGACGCCATGCCGGAGTGCAACAGCCCGGTTGAGTATTATAATAACCAGAATTTGGGAGAACTTTATGAAAGTCTTGCAGATGAAATCCCAGTACAATACCAGGCTGACTGGAGAAATACTTTTATAGAGACCTTCAGCTCAAATGCGTATGATTTGGTGGAAGGCAACATCAGTATGGAAGAATTGGCAGAAACATTGACAGAGGCGGTGAATGATTATAATGAATCCAAATAA
- a CDS encoding uroporphyrinogen decarboxylase family protein, with amino-acid sequence MATSRERLDQTLNHMEPEEVVVDMGSTPITGINANALDRLRKALGLEEKKVKINEPLQLLGEVEEDVRQKLHLDCVEISTGMNMFGFSNSGRKPWIMQSGLEVDVPLDFNTTVDEGGRTYLYPQGDLSVPPSGMMPNGGFFFDNITRGNIEFDEDTDSAREDFKDDFAIFTDAHLDELKRQCDYYYNNTDYGIVYSGAIASIGDFATVPGPNVKYPKGIRNLSDFMMAHHVCPDYIHEIFEMQVETGLKNAELIRQACGDKIQVVYISGTDFGTQNGPFMSLDSFREFYKPYYKRINDWVHKNTNWKTFYHTCGAVMAFLQDFYEAGMDILNPVQLSAKGMDGKILKEKWGDKFVFWGGGIDTQHTLPFGTPDDVYREVRERLELFARGGGFVFNTTHNIQSPTSAENLMAMFQAIEDFKNAK; translated from the coding sequence ATGGCAACCAGCAGAGAAAGGCTTGATCAGACACTAAATCATATGGAACCGGAGGAAGTGGTGGTGGATATGGGGTCAACACCTATCACCGGCATTAATGCAAATGCCCTTGACCGGTTGAGAAAAGCGCTTGGCCTTGAAGAAAAAAAGGTAAAGATCAATGAACCACTTCAGCTTTTGGGGGAAGTTGAAGAGGATGTGCGTCAGAAACTGCACTTGGACTGTGTGGAGATATCAACAGGCATGAATATGTTTGGTTTTTCCAATTCGGGCCGTAAGCCCTGGATCATGCAGTCGGGACTTGAAGTGGATGTCCCTTTGGATTTTAACACAACAGTTGACGAGGGAGGGCGTACCTATCTGTATCCTCAGGGGGATCTGAGCGTGCCGCCGTCAGGTATGATGCCCAATGGTGGATTTTTCTTTGATAACATAACCCGGGGTAATATTGAGTTTGATGAGGATACAGACAGCGCGCGGGAGGACTTTAAAGACGACTTTGCCATCTTTACAGATGCACATCTGGACGAGCTGAAGAGACAATGTGATTATTATTATAACAATACGGATTATGGAATTGTCTACAGCGGCGCCATTGCCTCAATAGGAGACTTTGCGACGGTTCCGGGACCAAATGTAAAATATCCGAAAGGCATCCGGAACCTGTCTGACTTTATGATGGCGCATCATGTCTGTCCTGATTACATCCATGAGATATTTGAGATGCAGGTGGAGACTGGACTGAAAAACGCAGAGCTGATCCGTCAGGCCTGCGGGGACAAAATACAGGTAGTCTACATATCAGGAACAGACTTCGGAACGCAGAACGGGCCGTTTATGTCATTGGATTCTTTCAGGGAATTTTATAAGCCGTACTATAAGAGGATCAATGACTGGGTTCATAAAAACACAAACTGGAAAACTTTTTATCACACCTGTGGCGCAGTCATGGCCTTTCTGCAGGATTTTTATGAGGCTGGAATGGATATTTTGAATCCGGTGCAGCTTTCTGCAAAAGGCATGGACGGTAAGATACTGAAAGAAAAGTGGGGTGATAAATTTGTTTTCTGGGGCGGGGGAATTGACACACAGCACACCCTGCCTTTTGGAACACCGGATGATGTATATAGGGAAGTGAGAGAGCGCCTGGAATTGTTTGCAAGGGGAGGGGGATTTGTCTTTAACACAACGCATAATATCCAGAGTCCTACAAGCGCGGAGAATCTTATGGCAATGTTTCAGGCAATTGAAGATTTTAAAAATGCAAAATAG
- a CDS encoding LacI family DNA-binding transcriptional regulator yields MKVTIREVAEAAKVSRGTVDRALNHRPGVNPQVAERIIKIADELGYKPDMAARTLANKKYTKTIGVILCSEGNPFFNDVINGVNNALEEMGHFGIQNIVKKIKGFDADLLLEKMDELLEEKISGLVITPVNSKSVAKKIRELEDANIPVVTINTDISSVRHLAYVGCDYITSGCVAAELLGMMSNGAEEHIALIIGSRMVMAQEQRLRGIEETLKSDYSNIIVDAVMENDDDDQKCYELVKNLLREKPELTTICFASAGVEGGIKAVCETDCKRKLRIVTYDLTDVVRENLRSGIVSATICQEPFRQGFLGVEILGRYLLYGTRPEESTVKTHIFIATKYNI; encoded by the coding sequence ATGAAAGTTACAATCCGAGAAGTTGCAGAGGCAGCGAAGGTATCAAGGGGAACCGTTGACAGGGCGTTGAACCACAGACCCGGTGTGAATCCACAAGTGGCTGAAAGAATTATAAAGATAGCAGATGAATTGGGCTATAAGCCCGATATGGCGGCCAGGACACTGGCGAATAAAAAATATACAAAGACAATAGGTGTCATTCTCTGTTCGGAAGGAAACCCGTTTTTCAACGATGTGATCAATGGTGTGAACAACGCGCTGGAGGAGATGGGACATTTCGGAATACAGAATATTGTAAAGAAAATAAAGGGATTTGATGCAGACCTGCTGCTGGAGAAGATGGATGAGTTACTGGAAGAAAAGATTTCCGGCCTTGTTATCACTCCTGTCAATTCCAAAAGTGTTGCAAAGAAAATCCGGGAACTGGAAGATGCCAATATTCCCGTGGTGACCATCAATACAGATATATCAAGTGTCAGGCATCTTGCGTATGTGGGATGTGATTACATTACCAGCGGATGTGTAGCGGCTGAACTTCTGGGTATGATGAGTAACGGGGCTGAGGAGCATATTGCACTGATTATCGGTTCCAGAATGGTCATGGCTCAGGAACAGCGCCTCAGGGGAATCGAGGAAACGCTGAAAAGTGATTACAGTAACATAATTGTAGATGCCGTTATGGAGAATGACGATGATGACCAGAAATGTTATGAACTGGTGAAAAATCTGCTCAGAGAGAAGCCGGAACTGACTACCATCTGTTTTGCCTCGGCAGGTGTGGAGGGCGGCATCAAGGCTGTCTGTGAGACGGACTGTAAAAGAAAGCTCCGCATAGTAACCTATGACTTAACGGACGTGGTCCGGGAGAATCTCAGGTCAGGCATTGTTTCGGCTACTATCTGCCAGGAACCTTTCAGGCAGGGATTTTTGGGGGTTGAAATCTTAGGGCGCTATCTTCTGTATGGTACCCGACCTGAAGAATCTACAGTGAAGACACATATTTTTATCGCAACTAAATATAACATATAA
- a CDS encoding DUF2284 domain-containing protein, producing MREVDLIAAAEKAGFAKAAVMSTEDLEFEHEFRMFCEQNACGNYGNNYGCPPYCGTPQEMEDKVMNYRRAVVFQSRTPVNNIFDDAETKQIKKMHTRMTLRTVEELKEKGLDDNGMFVMCGPCNMCEECKMPEGKPCVQEQKRFSCLSAYCIDAAKMAKHCDMDMQWNGDIVSFFSMYLFDKK from the coding sequence ATGCGGGAAGTGGATTTGATTGCAGCAGCTGAGAAAGCGGGATTTGCTAAAGCCGCCGTGATGAGTACAGAGGATTTGGAATTTGAACATGAGTTCCGTATGTTTTGTGAGCAGAATGCCTGCGGAAATTACGGGAATAACTACGGATGCCCTCCTTACTGCGGTACTCCTCAGGAGATGGAGGATAAAGTCATGAATTACCGCCGGGCGGTAGTTTTCCAGTCCAGAACACCGGTAAATAATATCTTTGATGACGCAGAGACAAAACAGATCAAAAAAATGCACACCCGGATGACCCTGCGTACAGTGGAAGAACTGAAAGAGAAAGGGCTTGATGACAATGGCATGTTTGTCATGTGCGGCCCTTGTAATATGTGCGAAGAATGTAAAATGCCTGAGGGAAAACCCTGTGTTCAGGAACAGAAGAGATTTTCCTGTCTGTCTGCATATTGTATAGATGCGGCTAAAATGGCAAAGCATTGCGACATGGATATGCAGTGGAATGGGGATATTGTTTCGTTTTTTAGTATGTATCTCTTTGATAAGAAGTAA